The stretch of DNA CGGGCACCAGCGCCAGCGGCCCCGTGCGCGTGCAGCCCGCGCACATGCCGTTCTACGTCGCCACACGCGGCACCACCACCCTCTACATACTCGGCACGCTGCATGCCGCCAATCCTTCCGATTACATCCCGCGACAGCTTTTTCGCCGCCCCATTCTGGGCGCGTTGGCGGCGTCGGGCACGCTGGCGCTAGAGCTGTCGCCGGACGATCTGCTGTTGTCCCAGGATGATGTGTCGAAGTACGGTATCTGCCCGCGCGACTGCTTGCCTGAACTGCTTTCCGAGCCGCTCTGGCGCAAGCTGGCCGCGCGTTTGCGCGACAATCCGGCGGCGCTTGCAGCGATTCGCCGGATGCGTCCGTGGCTCGCCTCGCTGGTGGTCGAGACTTACGATTCGATGAGTGCGGGCCTGCAAACCGAGTACGGCACTGAAGCGCAATTGCAAAACGTTTATCTGCGCCTGCACGGCAAGATCATTGGGCTGGAAACGCTGGCCGAGCAAATGCGCGCCTTTACCGGGCTGACGTTGGCACAACAGCGCGAAATGCTGGCGCAAGACCTGGTGCTTACGCCCGCCGAAAATGTGGCCGGCGTGAAGATGCTGCATCGCTTGTGGCGTGTCGGAGATGCGGACGCGATCGCGGCCTGGAATACCGCGAAGTTGGAGCAACTGGCGCGTAACCGGAAACTGGCCGCTGGCGTCGAGAACAAGATTGTATTTGAGCGTAATCGCCGTTTTGTGACGCGGATGCTGCTGCTGGCTGGCCCGAACAAACCGGTTTTCGTGGCGCTTGGCGCGCTGCATCTGGGTGGCCCCAAAGGTGTGCTGCAAGTGCTGCGGCAGCATGGCTTCGTGGTGCAGGCGGCGTGAAAGTTACGCGACAAGGTTGTGAGCACTATGTCCGTGCCAGGCGAGTGCCAGGAGCGTTGCACAAAACCGGATGGGCCGGATGGGCCACGCGAGCGGGCGCGGTCACGGTCACGCGGCCACACAGGATGCGCGATTGAGTACCTTCAAGGGATCGTTAAGGGAAGGTTGTACGTAACGCTTCGCGCACGCGCGCGATCACGGCGGGCCAGTCGTCGTGCGCGAGCTGACGGAAGAGCCGCGCCGTGGGATACCACGGCGAATCCTCGCGCTGGTCGAGCCAGCGCCAGTCTGCCCCGACCGGCAGCATGATCCATACGGGCTTGCCCAGCGCACCGGCCAGATGCGCAATACCGGTATCGATGGTCAGCACCAGATCCAGATTCATGATTAACGCGGCGGTATCCGCGAAATTATGCAGATCGTCGGTGAAATCGATGGGGCGCAGAGACGCGGGAACGGTATCGGTTTGGTGACGGGCCGGACCTTTTTGCAGCGAGAACCAGGCGATATCGGTGTCTTCGCATAGCGGCGCGAGCGTGGCGAACGGCATCATCCGGCTGGGCAATCCGGCTGGGCTGCCCTGCCATGCCAGCCCAACCCTGGCGCGTTTGTGCCGCGCGGCCGCTTCAACCCGAGGCTGCCAGGCGGCGATTTTTTCCGGATCGGTGAACAGGTAGGGGATGTCAGCCGGAATGCTCGATAGTTCGGTGCCGAGATAGAACGGCAGGTCCATCATCGACACCCAGAAATCGTAGTGGCCGCGCGGCGGGCCGCTCCAGGCGCGCTTGAGGCCAGGCGTGCGCTGGATGATCTCGAGCAGGGGCTCGCGGACGCAGGCTTCGACATGAGCGCCATGTTCTTCAAGCTGGCGCGCGAAGCGCAAAAACTGAAAATGATCGCCGAAACCTTGTTCCCCAACGATTAACAGACGACGTCCCGCGAGCGGCTCGCCTTGCCATTTGGCGATGCCATCGGCTGTGATGGCGCTGTAATCGGCGGGCCGCCAGCGTTTGGCGTACTCGGCCCAGCCACGAAGGTAGTCGCCGCGTTTCAGGTAAAGCCACGCGAGATTTTGCCGGGCGTCGGCCTGTTCGGGATCGAGCGCAAGCGCCTGCTGATAGAACGCTTCTTCTTCGTCGTGACGGCCTTGCATGCCGAGCGCCGCGCCCAGGCATACCAGATGGGCGGGCGCGGGATCGAGCGCGACGGCTTGACGATAGTGATGCTCGGCTTCCTGGTAGGCGCCGCCGTTGCCCAGCGCGGAGCCGAGATTGACATGCGCCCGGGTGAAATCGGGCTGCAGCGCGAGGGCCTGGCGGAAACGCTCAATCGCACCGCTTGCATCGCCTGCGGCGTTCAGCAGGTTGCCGTAACTGAAACAGGCATCGGCGGAACCGGGTTCAAGCGTCAGGAGCGTGTCGTAGCAGGCGCGGGCTTCATCGAAGCGTTTGAGGCGGCTGAGCGCCTGGGCCAGGTTGAACCAGGCGTCGGTGTAGTCGGGGCGCAGCATCGCTGCGGTTTGATAAGCCTGTAAAGCGGCCTTTGGGTCGCCGAGCGCGGCTGCGATCAAGCCACGGTTGTTGATGCATTCGGCGGCGTGCGGATTAATGGCGAGTGCCTGGTCGAGCAGCGCGGCGGCAGCCTGATACGCCCCGCGCTGATATTGCAGCACGCCGTAGTAATGCAGTGCGTCAGCCTGTTGCGGTGCCTGGGCGAGAGTCTGCTGATAAAGCGTTTCCGCCTGGGTGAGCTGGCCATTGCGGTGGGCTTCGAGCGCTGCTGTCAACAGTGTGGGCGCGGAGGTATCGGGCGCAATGCCAGAGGTGGGATGGTTGGATGGCATGAGGAGGGGCTGAACCGCGCCGTGCTGTTGGCGCAAAACGTGGCTTGAGCCAAAAAAGAAGGCGATTTGCCGATGATAAGCCGTCAGGCCTGCGTCTTCGATCAGATTGATCCGAAGTGATGGGCCGATAGTCTGGAGGCTTGATTCAGTGCCCTGTCATGCGGGTGTGGCGAGGGTACTGAGGCGCATCGGATGTCACGCGCGCCTTGCACGGCATGGTGCGCTGTGTCTGATGGGCGATTGTCGCGTCGATCTGGCGTAAATAACGCTGCATGTCGCGTAATGCGTCCAGCGCATCGCCGGAGGTCGTGAGGACGAAGCGGATTGTCTGGTTGAGCCGCACCTGGGCGAGCTTCCAGATGTCCGCGCGAATCACCACGCCAATCTTTGGATATTCCCCCATGGTTTGCGCATCGCTCATCAGGATGATGGGTTGGCCATTCGGTGGCACCTGGATCGTGCCGGGCAACACCGCGTGCGCGAGAAGGTCGCGCGGAGCGTCATACTGGAGCGCGTTGCCTTCGAGGCGGTAGCCCATGCGGTTGCTATGGATGTTCACGCACCATTCGGTGGTGCCCAATGCCTGCCTTGCTTCACGCGCGAAGTGGCGGTATTCCGGACAGGCCAGTATGCGAATCTCCAGCGCTGAGGTGCTGCCCGCCACGGCTGACCAGATCGGGCGCAACGTTTCTCGCTGACGCGCGAAGCTGCACCAGGCCGGGGCCTTGATGCCGAAGGCAGGGGCATCCGGGCTTAAGGCGCCACCGCTCGCTTGCAACGTGGACACGCCGACCGGTAGCCGGTCGCCATCACGTAGCGCCCGGCCGCCCAAACCGCCAAAACCCGCTGTCAGATCGGTGCTGCGTGAGCCGAGCACCGGCAACACGTCGATTCCGCCCGCCACGCACAGATAGCAGCGCGCACCGTCGCGGGCTGCGGGCAACACCAGTTCCTGTCCTGCCCGCACTGGTTGGCTCCACCAGGTGAACACGGGCTGGCCATCGAGCGTCGCGCCGAACTCCGCACCGCTTAACGCAATGCGCGTGGCGCGCAAAAAACGCAGCACAACGGGGCCGATGACGATTTCCAGCCCGGCTGCTGTGGGCGGGTTGCCGACGAGACGATTGCCCACCTCAAGCGCCAGCATATCGAGTGCGCCGCCAGGAGCTATGCCCTGATGACGCTTGCCGTGCCGTCCCTGGTCTTGGATCGTAGTCAGAATGCCTGCGCGTTTCACATCGATCATGGGGTGGCTCCGGCGCAGGTAAAGCGCACACGGTCGCCAAACTGGAGCCGCGCGGCGGGGGTAAGGGAGGAGTTGAACAGCGTGAGGGGAGTGTGACCGATCAACTGCCAGCGACTAGAAGCGGTCGCTGGATAGATGCCTGTTTGTTTCCCGCCGATACCGACCGAACCCGCTGCGATCATGGTCCGGGGTTGGGTGCGCAAGGGGGCGTGCAGGATGGGATCCAGCCCGCCCAGATAAGCGAAGCCCGGCTGAAAACCGACGAAAAAGACGGTGTATTCCACCTGGGTATGGCGCGCGATGACTTCGCTGGCGCTGAGCCCGGTGTGTTCGGCGATATCCTCCAGATCGGGGCCGAATGGGCCACCGTAGTGCACGGGAACTTCGATTTCACGCCCCGACACGGCCTTGGGCGCTTTGCCGGCGGCATGCCAGGCGGTGTGCAATTGAGTGGCGAGCATGGCACTGTCGGCTTGCAGCGGATCGAAGATCAGCGTCAGGTTATTCATTCCCGGTACCACGTCGAGGACATGCGGCCAGGTATAGGCAGCCTGGGCCATGGTCCAGATTTGCCGCTGACGCTCAAGCGTCGCGGGTGTGGGTATGTCGCAGACCAGTGCGGAATCTCCGAGGAGGTAAATATGTGGCTGGATCATAATGAACGAGGAGGTCAAGGCAGAAAAAGCGGCAAGCGGGTCGGCAAGATGCAGCGTCCAGGTATGTACGATGCACCAGGGCCGTTCGGAGAATGCGGTATTCCGGCCGATTTAAGGGTGTGCCGCGGAGCATTCGTGGTTTGTTGCCGGAAGATTCCTGAAATAAAGTGAGTCGAGCGCGTCGTACACTGCCTGGCATCTGTCAATCTGATCTGGAGAACTGTCGCATGACGCGTTCGTTAACCCGGTTTGTTGCTTCGGAACATCTTGTTTCGGATACGAGTGAAGAGCTGTCCGAACTGGAATACGGCCTCATCATGGCGGGCAATGCTTTTAACCGCTGGATGATGCGCTGCATGCTGGCTGCGGGCGGTAAGGACATGACGCCGATCGAGATTTCCGTGCTGCATCATGTGGGGCATCGGGAGCGCCGCAAACGGTTGGCGGACATCTGCTTCGTGCTCAACATCGAAGACACGCACATCGTTACTTATGCGCTCAAGAAGTTAGTGACAGGCGGGTATGTAAAAAGCGAAAAAATCGGCAAGGAAGTGTTTTTTTCGACGACGGATGCAGGACAGGCTTTGTGCCTCGAGTATCGTGAAGTGCGTGAAAGCTGCCTGATCGCCGTGTTGCGCGAAAGCGGTCTTTCCAATGAGCAGATCGGGGTTGCGGCGCACATACTGCGGCACGCGTCCGGACTGTACGATTCGGCGGCGCGGGCTGCCGCCTCGCTTTAGAGCCGCTTATGTAGTCATCCCGGATGAGGCTCGGACGGATAAGCGCGCTAGTCGACAGGTTAAAGTCGCGGGCGTATCACATTAATCATTTGCCTGCTTTGAAACCATGAAAAATTATTTATTCAGTGGCCTTGTTAATAAACGCCCGGCGCAGATAAAAATGGAGGTGTGGCCTGAAAATAAACCGCCAGCGACTTTCTCTAAAAGTGTCGAGATTTCCAGTGATTCAGTAGTAGACAATTCGATCAAATATCCGCAGATGTTTCATGGGACCACTTTTCCCGAGGGCGGGGAGATAGTGGAGGATGCTTCTTCTATTCTAAAGAAAAATAATATTAACCAGGCGCCGTCATTGACTGCGGCGAAAAGTGGAAGCAATGTCGATCCAGCCCGCTCTAGC from Paraburkholderia hayleyella encodes:
- a CDS encoding tetratricopeptide repeat protein, whose product is MPSNHPTSGIAPDTSAPTLLTAALEAHRNGQLTQAETLYQQTLAQAPQQADALHYYGVLQYQRGAYQAAAALLDQALAINPHAAECINNRGLIAAALGDPKAALQAYQTAAMLRPDYTDAWFNLAQALSRLKRFDEARACYDTLLTLEPGSADACFSYGNLLNAAGDASGAIERFRQALALQPDFTRAHVNLGSALGNGGAYQEAEHHYRQAVALDPAPAHLVCLGAALGMQGRHDEEEAFYQQALALDPEQADARQNLAWLYLKRGDYLRGWAEYAKRWRPADYSAITADGIAKWQGEPLAGRRLLIVGEQGFGDHFQFLRFARQLEEHGAHVEACVREPLLEIIQRTPGLKRAWSGPPRGHYDFWVSMMDLPFYLGTELSSIPADIPYLFTDPEKIAAWQPRVEAAARHKRARVGLAWQGSPAGLPSRMMPFATLAPLCEDTDIAWFSLQKGPARHQTDTVPASLRPIDFTDDLHNFADTAALIMNLDLVLTIDTGIAHLAGALGKPVWIMLPVGADWRWLDQREDSPWYPTARLFRQLAHDDWPAVIARVREALRTTFP
- a CDS encoding biotin-dependent carboxyltransferase family protein encodes the protein MIDVKRAGILTTIQDQGRHGKRHQGIAPGGALDMLALEVGNRLVGNPPTAAGLEIVIGPVVLRFLRATRIALSGAEFGATLDGQPVFTWWSQPVRAGQELVLPAARDGARCYLCVAGGIDVLPVLGSRSTDLTAGFGGLGGRALRDGDRLPVGVSTLQASGGALSPDAPAFGIKAPAWCSFARQRETLRPIWSAVAGSTSALEIRILACPEYRHFAREARQALGTTEWCVNIHSNRMGYRLEGNALQYDAPRDLLAHAVLPGTIQVPPNGQPIILMSDAQTMGEYPKIGVVIRADIWKLAQVRLNQTIRFVLTTSGDALDALRDMQRYLRQIDATIAHQTQRTMPCKARVTSDAPQYPRHTRMTGH
- a CDS encoding TraB/GumN family protein, producing the protein MPEARAARLLACRLSLGGLLASGMRRGARLASRLSRRIVLAWRRRLLILASVFCVLAVTGRAGLAGPPPPPSPPAALPGFHSPPPASPGTSASGPVRVQPAHMPFYVATRGTTTLYILGTLHAANPSDYIPRQLFRRPILGALAASGTLALELSPDDLLLSQDDVSKYGICPRDCLPELLSEPLWRKLAARLRDNPAALAAIRRMRPWLASLVVETYDSMSAGLQTEYGTEAQLQNVYLRLHGKIIGLETLAEQMRAFTGLTLAQQREMLAQDLVLTPAENVAGVKMLHRLWRVGDADAIAAWNTAKLEQLARNRKLAAGVENKIVFERNRRFVTRMLLLAGPNKPVFVALGALHLGGPKGVLQVLRQHGFVVQAA
- the pxpB gene encoding 5-oxoprolinase subunit PxpB translates to MIQPHIYLLGDSALVCDIPTPATLERQRQIWTMAQAAYTWPHVLDVVPGMNNLTLIFDPLQADSAMLATQLHTAWHAAGKAPKAVSGREIEVPVHYGGPFGPDLEDIAEHTGLSASEVIARHTQVEYTVFFVGFQPGFAYLGGLDPILHAPLRTQPRTMIAAGSVGIGGKQTGIYPATASSRWQLIGHTPLTLFNSSLTPAARLQFGDRVRFTCAGATP
- a CDS encoding winged helix DNA-binding protein, whose protein sequence is MTRSLTRFVASEHLVSDTSEELSELEYGLIMAGNAFNRWMMRCMLAAGGKDMTPIEISVLHHVGHRERRKRLADICFVLNIEDTHIVTYALKKLVTGGYVKSEKIGKEVFFSTTDAGQALCLEYREVRESCLIAVLRESGLSNEQIGVAAHILRHASGLYDSAARAAASL